The following are encoded together in the Panthera leo isolate Ple1 chromosome B4, P.leo_Ple1_pat1.1, whole genome shotgun sequence genome:
- the NAB2 gene encoding NGFI-A-binding protein 2 isoform X2 codes for MHRAPSPTAEQPPGGGDCARRTPQPRPKPGARAMALPRTLGELQLYRVLQRANLLSYYETFIQQGGDDVQQLCEAGEEEFLEIMALVGMATKPLHVRRLQKALREWATNPGLFSQPVPAVPVSSIPLFKISETAGTRKGSMSNGHSSPGEKAGSTRSFSPKSPLELGEKLSPLPGGPGAGDPRIWPGRSTPESDVGAGGEEEAGSPPFSPPAAGGVPEGTGAGGLAAAGAGGGPDRLEPEMVRMVVESVERIFRSFPRGDAGEVTSLLKLNKKLARSVGHIFEMDDNDSQKEEEIRKYSIIYGRFDSKRREGKQLSLHELTINEAAAQFCMRDNTLLLRRVELFSLSRQVARESTYLSSLKGSRLHPEELGGPPLKKLKQEVGEQSHSELQQPPPGPESYAPPYRPSLEEDSASLSGESLDGHLQEFEEGLLDRCPAPGPHPALVEGRRNSVKVEAEASRQ; via the exons ATGCACAGAGCGCCCTCCCCCACAGCCGAGCAGCCGCCGGGCGGAGGAGACTGCGCCCGCCGGACCCCGCAGCCCAGACCCAA GCCCGGTGCCCGAGCCATGGCACTGCCTCGGACACTGGGGGAGCTGCAGCTGTACCGGGTCCTACAGCGCGCCAATCTCCTTTCCTACTATGAGACCTTCATCCAGCAGGGAGGGGACGACGTGCAGCAACTGTGTGAGGCCGGTGAGGAGGAGTTCCTGGAGATCATGGCACTTGTGGGCATGGCCACCAAGCCCCTCCATGTCCGGCGCCTGCAGAAGGCACTGAGAGAATGGGCCACCAATCCAGGGCTCTTCAGCCAGCCTGTGCCTGCTGTGCCTGTCTCCAGTATTCCACTTTTCAAGATCTCCGAGACTGCAGGCACCCGGAAAGGGAGCATGAGCAATGGGCACAGCAGCCCAGGGGAAAAGGCAGGCAGTACCCGCAGTTTTAGCCCCAAGAGCCCCCTTGAACTTGGAGAGAAGCTGTCACCACTGCCTGGGGGACCTGGGGCAGGGGACCCCCGGATCTGGCCAGGACGGAGCACTCCAGAGTCTGACGTTGGGgcgggaggagaagaggaggcagGATcaccccccttctccccacctgcaGCGGGAGGAGTCCCTGAGGGGACTGGGGCCGgggggctggcagcagctggagctGGGGGTGGTCCGGATCGACTGGAGCCAGAGATGGTACGCATGGTGGTGGAGAGCGTGGAGAGGATCTTCCGGAGCTTCCCAAGGGGAGATGCTGGGGAGGTAACGTCCTTGCTGAAGCTGAACAAGAAGCTGGCACGGAGCGTGGGGCACATTTTTGAGATGGACGATAATGACagccagaaggaggaggagatccGCAAATACAGCATCATTTATGGCCGCTTTGACTCCAAGCGGCGGGAGGGCAAGCAGCTCAGCCTGCACGAG CTGACCATCAATGAGGCTGCTGCCCAGTTTTGCATGAGGGACAACACGCTCTTACTGCGGAGGGTGgagctcttctctctgtctcgccAAGTGGCCCGAGAGAGCACCTACCTGTCTTCCTTGAAGGGCTCCAG GCTTCACCCTGAAGAACTAGGAGGTCCTCCGCTGAAGAAGTTAAAACAGGAG GTTGGAGAGCAAAGTCATTCTGAACTCCAGcagcctcccccaggccctgagtCCTATGCACCCCCATACCGCCCCAGCCTGGAGGAAGACAGCGCCAGCCTGTCTGGGGAGAGTCTGGATGGACACTTGCAGG AGTTCGAAGAAGGGCTGCTGGACCGATGCCCTGCCCCAGGACCTCATCCCGCTCTGGTGGAAGGTCGCAGGAATAGTGTAAAAGTGGAGGCTGAGGCCAGCCGGCAGTGA
- the NEMP1 gene encoding nuclear envelope integral membrane protein 1, which produces MLLRVAGERHVKRRRREATTAGGMKVAVSPAVGAGPGGWKAGGNGGGGAVRLLLVLSGCLACGSAGIDIDVVMLQESRVYNMSDRQQFCYKNVLIPKWHDVWTRIQIRVNSSKLVRVTQVENEEKLKELEQFSIWNFFSSFLKEKLNDTYVNVGLYSTKTCLKVEIIEEDTKYSVIVTRRFDPKLFFIFLLGLVLFFCGDLLSRSQIFYYSTGMSVGIAASLLIIIFILSKFMPKKSPIYVILVGGWSFSLYLIQLVLKNLQEIWRCYWQYLLSYVLTVGFMSFAVCYKYGPLENERSINLLTWTLQLMGLFFMYSGIQIPHIALAIIVIALCTKNLEYPIQWLYITYRKMCKATEKTVPPRLLTEEEYRIQGEVETRKALEELREYCNSPDCSAWKTVSRIQSPKRFADFVEGSSHLTPNEVSVHEQEYGLGSIIAQDELYEETSTEEEEDSDSRYPTVTQQINS; this is translated from the exons ATGTTGTTAAGGG TTGCTGGGGAGAGGCACGTGAAGAGGAGGCGGCGTGAGGCGACCACGGCGGGAGGAATGAAAGTGGCGGTCTCACCGGCAGTTGGTGCCGGGCCGGGGGGCTGGAAGGCTGGGGGCAATGGGGGCGGTGGGGCAGTGCGGCTGCTCCTGGTCCTCTCCGGCTGCTTGGCCTGCGGCTCAG CTGGAATTGACATAGACGTGGTCATGCTTCAGGAATCCCGAGTTTATAATATGAGTGACAGGCAACAGTTCTGTTATAAAAATGTGCTTATCCCAAAGTGGCATGATGTGTGGACACGGATACAG ATCCGGGTAAATAGTTCCAAGCTGGTACGTGTCACCCAGGTGGAGAATGAAGAGAAACTGAAGGAGTTAGAGCAGTTTAGTATCTGgaactttttttcctcctttttaaaagagaaattgaacGATACCTATGTTAACGTGGGTCTATACAGCACAAAAACCTGCCTCAAAGTTGAGATTATAGAGGAAGACACCAAGTACAGTGTCATTGTGACCCGGA gATTTGACCCCAaactcttcttcattttcctgcttGGACTTGTGCTATTTTTTTGTGGAGATTTGTTGAGCAG AAGCCAAATCTTCTACTATTCCACTGGGATGAGTGTGGGAATTGCGGCCTCTCTGCTAATCATCATTTTCATACTGTCCAAGTTTATGCCCAAG AAAAGTCCCATTTACGTCATACTGGTGGGAGGCTGGTCCTTTTCTCTGTACCTCATTCagctagttttaaaaaatttacaagagATCTGGAGGTGTTACTGGCAGTATCTTTTAA GCTATGTCCTCACAGTTGGATTCATGAGTTTTGCAGTCTGTTACAAGTATGGGCCCTTGGAGAATGAACGAAGCATCAACCTGCTGACCTGGACCTTGCAGTTGATGGGCCTATTTTTCATGTATTCCGGTATCCAGATACCACACATTGCCCTTGCCATTATCGTCATTGCACTGTGTACTAAGAACCTGGAGTACCCTATTCAGTGGCTGTACATCACCTACAG AAAGATGTGTAAAGCAACAGAAAAGACTGTCCCCCCTCGTCTCCTGACAGAAGAAGAATATCGGATACAAGGAGAGGTGGAGACCCGAAAGGCTTTAGAGGAGCTTCGAGAATATTGTAACAGTCCAGACTGCTCTGCTTGGAAGACTGTCTCTCGAATCCAGTCTCCAAAGAG ATTTGCTGACTTTGTGGAAGGTTCTTCTCACCTCACACCAAATGAAGTTTCTGTCCATGAGCAGGAATATGGATTAGGGAGCATTATTGCCCAGGATGAACTCTATGAAGAAACTTccactgaggaggaggaggactcaGATTCTCGGTACCCCACTGTCACACAGCAGATCAACTCCTGA
- the NAB2 gene encoding NGFI-A-binding protein 2 isoform X1, which translates to MHRAPSPTAEQPPGGGDCARRTPQPRPKPGARAMALPRTLGELQLYRVLQRANLLSYYETFIQQGGDDVQQLCEAGEEEFLEIMALVGMATKPLHVRRLQKALREWATNPGLFSQPVPAVPVSSIPLFKISETAGTRKGSMSNGHSSPGEKAGSTRSFSPKSPLELGEKLSPLPGGPGAGDPRIWPGRSTPESDVGAGGEEEAGSPPFSPPAAGGVPEGTGAGGLAAAGAGGGPDRLEPEMVRMVVESVERIFRSFPRGDAGEVTSLLKLNKKLARSVGHIFEMDDNDSQKEEEIRKYSIIYGRFDSKRREGKQLSLHELTINEAAAQFCMRDNTLLLRRVELFSLSRQVARESTYLSSLKGSRLHPEELGGPPLKKLKQEVGEQSHSELQQPPPGPESYAPPYRPSLEEDSASLSGESLDGHLQAVGSCPRLTPPPADLPLALPAHGLWSRHILQQTLMDEGLRLARLVSHDRVGRLSPCVPAKPPLAEFEEGLLDRCPAPGPHPALVEGRRNSVKVEAEASRQ; encoded by the exons ATGCACAGAGCGCCCTCCCCCACAGCCGAGCAGCCGCCGGGCGGAGGAGACTGCGCCCGCCGGACCCCGCAGCCCAGACCCAA GCCCGGTGCCCGAGCCATGGCACTGCCTCGGACACTGGGGGAGCTGCAGCTGTACCGGGTCCTACAGCGCGCCAATCTCCTTTCCTACTATGAGACCTTCATCCAGCAGGGAGGGGACGACGTGCAGCAACTGTGTGAGGCCGGTGAGGAGGAGTTCCTGGAGATCATGGCACTTGTGGGCATGGCCACCAAGCCCCTCCATGTCCGGCGCCTGCAGAAGGCACTGAGAGAATGGGCCACCAATCCAGGGCTCTTCAGCCAGCCTGTGCCTGCTGTGCCTGTCTCCAGTATTCCACTTTTCAAGATCTCCGAGACTGCAGGCACCCGGAAAGGGAGCATGAGCAATGGGCACAGCAGCCCAGGGGAAAAGGCAGGCAGTACCCGCAGTTTTAGCCCCAAGAGCCCCCTTGAACTTGGAGAGAAGCTGTCACCACTGCCTGGGGGACCTGGGGCAGGGGACCCCCGGATCTGGCCAGGACGGAGCACTCCAGAGTCTGACGTTGGGgcgggaggagaagaggaggcagGATcaccccccttctccccacctgcaGCGGGAGGAGTCCCTGAGGGGACTGGGGCCGgggggctggcagcagctggagctGGGGGTGGTCCGGATCGACTGGAGCCAGAGATGGTACGCATGGTGGTGGAGAGCGTGGAGAGGATCTTCCGGAGCTTCCCAAGGGGAGATGCTGGGGAGGTAACGTCCTTGCTGAAGCTGAACAAGAAGCTGGCACGGAGCGTGGGGCACATTTTTGAGATGGACGATAATGACagccagaaggaggaggagatccGCAAATACAGCATCATTTATGGCCGCTTTGACTCCAAGCGGCGGGAGGGCAAGCAGCTCAGCCTGCACGAG CTGACCATCAATGAGGCTGCTGCCCAGTTTTGCATGAGGGACAACACGCTCTTACTGCGGAGGGTGgagctcttctctctgtctcgccAAGTGGCCCGAGAGAGCACCTACCTGTCTTCCTTGAAGGGCTCCAG GCTTCACCCTGAAGAACTAGGAGGTCCTCCGCTGAAGAAGTTAAAACAGGAG GTTGGAGAGCAAAGTCATTCTGAACTCCAGcagcctcccccaggccctgagtCCTATGCACCCCCATACCGCCCCAGCCTGGAGGAAGACAGCGCCAGCCTGTCTGGGGAGAGTCTGGATGGACACTTGCAGG CTGTGGGGTCATGCCCAAGGCTGACGCCGCCCCCTGCTGACCTGCCTCTGGCATTGCCAGCCCATGGGCTGTGGAGCCGCCACATCCTGCAGCAGACACTGATGGATGAGGGGCTGCGGCTAGCCCGCCTCGTCTCCCACGACCGCGTGGGCCGCCTCAGCCCCTGTGTGCCTGCGAAGCCGCCTCTGGCAG AGTTCGAAGAAGGGCTGCTGGACCGATGCCCTGCCCCAGGACCTCATCCCGCTCTGGTGGAAGGTCGCAGGAATAGTGTAAAAGTGGAGGCTGAGGCCAGCCGGCAGTGA